The genomic segment ggctccgaagttgctacctgagccccccccccctcctttgtcttctgctgttgggtccccgcagtggggggttgccccTGATGACCGGAACCTCGTCGtggtgttgcggaaagatgtgcgccgggggggctcggctcctgtgccctgtgatGGGGTCGATGCTGTGCCTGCTTCCCCTGCGGTTCCCCCTCCTTCATTGCCCCAGTCTGGGGGAAGCCTCTTCCcgactgctggggtcgtgcccggtgagggtccggtgttgggcccttatcgggatgcctgggtgcttccgatcccatggtgctcgtccactgtgtgggtgtcgcgggtgaaggagtttgtttatagggtgccggataagatgtctcagccgagggcaccGCCTGGTGGCCGGGTGTCCCCCTGACACGTGGGTGATTTGGGATGCGTACTGCTTCCGCTTTCCGATATacaagtttccggagaaatattaATTGACGTCTTGTGCACACCGCTACGCCGTGCGtggatcagctgccgccgtgaACTCGACACCCCGCCCTACAGTGCGGCGAGTCTCCCTCTAATGTCCGCctttgttttcgtcgccactcctctctctacggcccggcacatctaacacttttgactttcttctcaacgtcaacgcgtctccctacatctgtcctggtgcagtcatcgggagggtaaaccattcatgcaaactgcatctattctcaagaagaagaaagtTGATGAATGCGTTTTTGGGGTTGACTGCtgtatggaatggacttggtctgaggacaggttgcagagttACATTTGAACAGAGGTCGACAGCGAAACTCTTTGATAAATATTCGatcatcatcagttgtgagtcgtgcataaactatttttcattcataaacacgggGTCTGGCGGCAGCATGAATTGAACATTTGGCCTTTGTGGACGAGGATGGGTTGTATTTGATTTACAATCCACTTAACTATTTTAGACTCGAAACCTATATTACTATCTTCAATAGATCCTGTCCTCATCAATAAACATcttcacaccctcccccatctctATCCACATGTTCCCTCCCCATCATctcccccccacatacacacaccctgtCTCCCAACTACACACTCCTTCCCCTGTTTCCCCTCATCACTGTAATAACTTTCACTATACTCGATCTCCATCACTATAAAAGATTGTGCCCAGAATGCAGACCTGTCGTCTGAACACACACACTTTACAAGTTAGTATCTAAATACTCTAATATTTATACAAAGGAGAAAATCCGTCGGAGACGTGATAGGAATTCAAACCTGTGCACTGGGTGTTCCCGGCACACGCTCTAGACGACTGAAGTGTGATTACTCGCTGATTTGATTAGGGTGATTACTTTCTGTGTATTTATACAAATATCCATATAAGTTTATGGACTTTGCCGGAACATTTCATAGCCACCAATGGGATGCATACGGGCTGATCCCCCTGCAAAGGGGAGCATTtgggagtgagggaggaagggtgGCCAAGTAAAGGAAATTGGGGAGTGTGGGAAGGAGGGTGAAGGAGTAGGGAAGGAGGGTGAAGGAGTAGGGAAGGAGGGTGAAGGAGTAGGGAAGGAGGGTGAAGGAGTAGGGAAGGAGGGTGAAGGAGTAGGGAAGGAGGGTGAAGGAGTAGGGAAGGAGGGTGAAGGAGTAGGGAAGGAGGGTAAAGGAGTAGGGAAGAAGGGTGAAGGAGTAGGGAAGGAAGGGCAGGGGAGTGAAGAAGGGAGGTGAGGGAATGGAAGAGAAAGAGTAGTTGAGTAAGGGCGCGAGAATGGGTGGTGATCACGGGAGACTGAGACAAGTCACCAGCACGGTACAAGGTGTCAACCACTCACCTGGATATAGGCATCAATTTCACTCTCATCGTCAAAGTGCTTCTTGCCTCTCATCCCCAGGAAGCCCGACGGAGCCTTCTTGCCTCTCATCCCCAAGAACCCTGTCCAGATCACCCCTAGTTAGTTAGTTCCACGCTCACTTATGGAGATATGCCTGGGAAGACTTGACCAGGGGTCGTCAAACATTGACCTGACGGCTTACgaaacctgcacatcttttctcattCATGTCTACTTAATTTGAATTTATGGAACAGTTTATAAACTGCGAAgcgctacgaggttgtttataataagaataGTCTTGCGTTGTGAAGGTTGTAAGGCTGTTTAATATAGACTAAGCCGCCGTaatggaggaaagatgtacaggtttcgtatgtgGACACGTAAATGCTCGATGAATCCTGGCTCTGACTGCCAAAAAGAGATACAGAGATTAGAGATATTTGCTTGTGAGTTATGTAACAACAGTAATCTGGAATGTGTTTTAACTAGCTAACCCAGACTGttgaatttaataaaataaattaaacacAAAAATGACTCAATAATACACTTGCATATGATTAGAATTAGTCTATATATCACTATCTCTATTTATCCCGAGTTACCTTGAGGTTCCCTGGAGCTCCGGGTGAAAATGGCTTTAGTGCCTAGGATATTATAGATGGGTTTTCAAGATGTTGCTTTTCATGTTATCATTTGCTTCATTAAATCTGATTTCATATTAGGATAGTTTAACTATTCGTAATATATAACTATTTATTATTTTAAAAACAAAGtgtgttagtgtgatctctgtgtgaatTTAATAGTATCTTTTTGGTAATTCTTTTAAGACCAGGCTAAGCCTAGGTGACTTTTCTTTTTAATcatatttctaatcaattgtttAAAGTATTTGGTTTGAGACCCATGGAATGTTAAATCATTTAACATTTGTTTAGTGAGGAGAAGAAAATGTATAGTAAGAGTCGTAGGATTTTGGAAAAAAGTTATATCACTTGATACAGAGAGTTGTGTACATTTTTAAATTCAGATTCCTAGTTAATATTGCGAAGTGCATCTGTGAGAATGGCTGTTTGTATCTTTGTGAAATAGGTCAGTGAATTTCTGGGTATCTACTAAAAGTTGTTTAATGTTAGTGAGGTTGAAGACAGGATAGTGATCAGTTTTGTCAGCGATTATGTCCGAGGCAAGAGAGACTTGTTATCTTAGTCTACATGTGGTCTAAGAGTTGACGCAGTGAGCTTTGGTTGATTCTAAGAGGTTTGTGTGACTTCTTCAGGCCTATAAAGTCTTTCGTAACTACTGAAGGACCCATATGCCTTATTGAGACCAACTTAATGAGCCAAgaaaactacagaaggcctattaaaCTGAAAAGTTACATTTCtaaatttagattatacagtatatataattttaattaaaTGTGTTAAGCTATAACATAACAGTTTATTGTGAAAATTATATACGGAAATTTTGAGCAAACTAACTCAgttacaaatgaaatgcatttatGAATAAAGTTGTTGAATTTAGACTTATTTTAATAAATTGTTTAAGGCCTATATATACCTACGTCGAATAACAAAACCCTGTGTGTTGACTACTACAGCGAGCGGGCTAGGATGATGGTAGCACCGTGTAGGACCCACCTGAAGGAGCCTTCTTGCCACGCATGCCCAGGAACCCTGAAGGAGCACGCTTGAGGAGGGTCTCCAGCTCGCTGTCCATCCCTGCTTCGCCAAAGGCCTCTTCGCCACTCTTCTTGCCGCGCATGCCCAGGAACCCGGATGGCGCCTTCTTGACTAAGGGAGAAAATGGCGGGTTAGTTGCTGAACACAGCTGGGTTTATTTCGCAATATTATTTAAGAGAATTCCTGTTGTAACATCAAGTAGAGCGGGTTTACGTTCTCGGCTTGAGGGACACGGGTTCAATCCTCGGGCAGGCCAGAAACAGTTGAGCACGTTTGCTTTCGCCTAATTCTTCTGTTCGTTTATTAATAAAAGAGGCACCTAGGAGTTTGACAGTTGTTGTGGGTTCCATAAATCATCATACCTGTTTctaaaccaatatttacccaggtctttccggaatgaaaacttatccagtttatatcgtctgttttgtgttgatgtatTTAACACACTCAATTCCCACATGCTATACCCTTTCATCCATTTATATACTTGACTCATGTTACTCCTTATTTTTCATCTTTCTAGAAAATGCATGTTCAACTTCTTGTAATGTCTTAATTAGGAAGGTTTCTAGTTCCTGGATATAACTTTGCAATCTTTCTCTGTACGCGTTCGTGTGACTGTGTGTCCATTCTATACACCAGCGACCAAAATCTAATCTAGATAATCTAATCTAAACACGCGCAAgataaaggtgaaaaataatatCATGCCCTGTTGCTGACTCTTCTGGAAGCAAATCCCAGTATCCTTTTTTTCTCTCTTCCCTAATCAGCCTTGCAAAACGTAAAAGTTTGAACAAATGAAACACAAAAAGTCCAGAGTAAAATGAACCCAGGACTAGTATTGGGTGGAACATTAGACACCGGGTCACTCCTGGACAtgatccagagagagagagagagagagagagagagagagagagagagagagagagagagagagagagagagagagagagagagagagagagagagagatagagatatagatagatagatagatagatagatagatagatagatagatctgCACCTGTGTACACTTTCCAAATTGTGTTCCTGGGGAAGCGAACTCCAGCTCCTGGGCTGCCCCTTTGAAGCACTAACAGCTATGATGACTTCCTAACCCCATAGGCTCTCATATTTACATATAAATCCGTGCATTGAGCAAGCCTCCATCACAACCTCCCTTCTAGTTGTTTCCCTCTAGCTGCATTCACACCCAAGGAATTTATTCCTATCTGGCTCACCTATTTCCTGGTTTCGTCCCTTTCAAGTAACATGCAGTAACTTTCTGCATGTAACTTTCAAATAAGTTATTATGTTCCGCATAGTCTCCTAAATTTTATGACAAGTCTAGTAGACTCACAGACTCGCAGATTCATTGGCTGAAACTCAGACCCGCTGACTGACCCATAGATATACAGACTCAACAAGTACAGACTAAGCTGCCAtgcttgaggaaagatgtacatattTCGTAAATGCATGATGAATCCTATCTTCATCAACCACCGAGCGTGTCGGCGGTGGCTGTAGAGAAGCTCTTGTACAAGTGGCTGGTTTAAGAACCAAATAGGTCacggtgattgattgattaagattaagccaaccaaaaggtggcacaggcatgaatagcagcCCGTAAAGAGGTGAAGGAGGTAGTATGTAAGTTTATAAGCGGCGGCAGTACTCCATGCTggtgtcatgcagggtgcattcgcacctccacagatctccagtatcagctcttgatactggtaatggcttaaaagggccaccacttacgggctatttatgcccgtgccaccttttgggttgcttcatcttcatcttaacacattcataagggagacatctcccgtcatgcagggtgcattcgcacctccacagatctccagtatcagctcttgatactggtaatggcttaaaagggccaccacttacgggctattcatgcccgtgccaccttttgggtggcttaatcttcatcaatcaatccatgCTGGTGCATGGTAATATTACTCTCCAAGAAGCCAGAGTAAGTTATGAGGGACTCTGGTATCGTAGCAGTTTGGGTCTGGTCTGTAGTCGTTCTCCGGAACTGAGCAATTATCGTTTATTAATAAGACGGGATACTGTTGCTGAATGATTTCTGTTACtctcacctgcctccctcacctgtcCCCCTCACCTGCCACCTTCACCTCCCTCAcctgccacctccctcacctacATCCTCGTCAACAACCAGCAACGTTCATTCACACAAACGACTGTTTGTCCATCTCCACAGTGAGCAAGGAAGGCAGAATCATCTGGCAGGACGATGATTCAGAGTAATGATTAATGATTATCAGCTGGTAATTAGTCCTATCAGCAAGAGCCGGCAGGACTAATTACCAGGTAGTCGCTATATACTGACGGCACTACGACCAGGTATAATATTAACTCGCACTTGGCAGCCATGCAGGCGCAGAGGTGACCAGCGTCAGATTATTATAATTAAGCTTATGAAGGCTTCCTTAACTCTTCTGTGTCTGCAAGGCTTGGCTGCTGTGGCTGTTACCAAGTGTACCGTGTCTGTTACTAAGTGTACTATGTCTGTTACTAAGTGCAATGTGTATGTACAAAGTGCATTGTGTCTATTACAGAGTGTACCGTGTCTATTGGTAATGCTGGAACGCGAACTCGGCGCTGGAGTGCCCAGACCTGCGGCTGCGTCCAGGGATGCTGACCAAAGAGTGGGACGCAGCCAGATGGCAAACAGCAGTCAACCCTAATTATCTGACCATCTCCACGAcaggaactgtgtgtgtgtaagtgccgGTGGGTAGCAAGATGGTTTCCTACCTCTCCAGGGGACGGCAAGAACCACTGGGCCATTGTCGTCCCTGAGGCCGTAGAGGGAGGCGGGGAAGGAGTCCTGCAGCGTGTAGTCGTTGACGGCGGGGACGATGTTCTCGAGGGGGGTGGACACATCCTTCTTGCCTCGCATCCCCAGGAATCCTGAGGGGGCCCGTCGCTCCCTGTCTGCGGTGTCCTGTTCCTCGGCCAGGgcgcctgtcaccaccaccatcaccatcaagccTATCGCCGCTCCCCGCACCATAACTGGAAAAAAATGAATTTCTTCGTCATTCTCACGAAATTTATCAttcaaaaactaaaaaaaaaaaaaacaggaagaCTATGTAttcacatacgaggcagctcttattaatATCTATCCACTCATTTATATGTCTAATCAGTACGCCTGAAACAAATCTTTAGTAGACGAAATATTGCTATTTCGTTGTTATTGAGTCTTAGGTGAGAAGTTCCTTCACCTAACTTGAGGTGTGGACCACCTATACAGGAGGGTCCTGTATATTGAACTTGGGCATTAAAGTAAACTGCAATCCTCCATTGATCTCTATATAATTGCTCAATGTTAATGAACCATATTAATTTTTGCCTATAGTATTATTCAACGATAACTCTTTTAATCACGAACTAGACGCCATTAAATACTTATTAACAAatgctgtatttattcactaaaaAGCTTGACTGCGGCTGAGTGTGCATGAAGGCAGTTAGCACTATTAGTGCACCTATGCTGACTAATGCACCTTGTTACAACAATGCCCTTTCAGGGAGGAGAGATTAGGCATCATTTCTTAACTGTTCGCCCCTGTACACCCAGCAGTAACTGGAGGCCTGGTTGTAAAATGATAAGCAGATCGTGTTCTAGGGAAAGCTAGTAAAGCAAGgcttaacattattattaatttttctcGGGGACAGGACGCTTATAATTAGGAATGACCAGCGTCACCCTAGGTCAACTATACTGACCTGTacgcaggatgcaacccacaacaattgactaactcccgggcacctatttactgctaggtgaacagacacatcaggtgaaaggaaacgtgcccaatcatTCTGTCCTGCTCGGAAACTCGACAAGGATTTTCGATTGGGAGTCAAGAGCGTACACTACTGTACTACAGGAGCCCCAAAAGTCTACTAGCAAGAGGCAGAAGTCATGTACGACTGTAGTAGTACATTTGGCTTTGTTTTTGATCCACAATcaaggatcccgggttcgattcccgggcagaacagaaatggttgggcacatttcctttcatctaatgccgCTGTTCACTACAGCATTCACTAGGCAccggggagttagtcaactgttgcggGGTTACATCCTGGGGGAAGGTCAGCTGTTCGACCTAGAGGGGGACCTCGATACCAGCCTAATGTATATGTATtcaaaggcttcctgtccccgacaaaacgaattaattaaaaataattgcccAGTTTGCCTAGCCTTTAACGCCAAGCCAGAGTGGACGAGAAGCACGATGTTgccccatccaccaccaccaccagcccggcctcacaacacaccaccagcccggcctcacaacacaccaccagcccggcctcacaacacaccaccagcccggcctcacaacacac from the Procambarus clarkii isolate CNS0578487 chromosome 10, FALCON_Pclarkii_2.0, whole genome shotgun sequence genome contains:
- the Tk gene encoding tachykinins gives rise to the protein MVRGAAIGLMVMVVVTGALAEEQDTADRERRAPSGFLGMRGKKDVSTPLENIVPAVNDYTLQDSFPASLYGLRDDNGPVVLAVPWRVKKAPSGFLGMRGKKSGEEAFGEAGMDSELETLLKRAPSGFLGMRGKKAPSGFLGMRGKKAPSGFLGMRGKKHFDDESEIDAYIQALTAMVDGQQEKRAPSGFLGMRGKKAFFGDSSDEEMSVAGVDKRAPSGFLGMRG